Proteins encoded together in one Kitasatospora albolonga window:
- a CDS encoding serine protease, which produces MDAATRARSVQHLADRWIRDALAPGNPAEDGAGFVCSPAGLWLALAAVAAGARGGTARELRALLGTADREAAPAVTEVARELAQTGALGVATRVWSRVPVERAYREALPDVRFDAMDAAAADAWVREATGGLIERLPLRITDRTLLALVNVLALKARWEKPFDARRTRDLPFTDASGTTRPVPTMARDVAPADVWAVDGTYVVELRCAAGPGGAGARVRFVLGEPGAGPDRVLPAGWADRAAGTPPEADRVSIALPRLTLRTRIDVTGQLPALGVLLATSDAADFSGLSPVPLAVSAVVQEAVLKVAEEGVEAVAVTAVAMRFGSAPPQPRRVLELAFDRPFGIVVLPADGEVPLFTAWQAGTPADPA; this is translated from the coding sequence ATGGACGCCGCGACGAGGGCCCGCAGCGTCCAGCACCTCGCCGACCGCTGGATACGGGACGCCCTGGCCCCCGGGAACCCGGCGGAGGACGGCGCCGGTTTCGTCTGCTCGCCCGCCGGGCTGTGGCTGGCGCTCGCCGCCGTGGCCGCCGGGGCGCGCGGCGGGACCGCCCGGGAGCTGCGGGCGCTGCTCGGTACGGCGGACCGGGAGGCGGCGCCCGCCGTGACGGAGGTGGCCCGGGAGCTGGCGCAGACCGGGGCGCTGGGGGTGGCGACCCGGGTGTGGAGCCGGGTTCCGGTGGAGCGCGCGTACCGCGAGGCGCTGCCCGACGTCCGCTTCGACGCGATGGACGCGGCGGCGGCCGACGCCTGGGTGCGCGAGGCGACGGGCGGGCTGATCGAACGGCTGCCCCTGAGGATCACCGACAGGACCCTCCTCGCCCTGGTCAACGTCCTGGCGCTGAAGGCCCGCTGGGAGAAGCCGTTCGACGCCCGGCGGACCCGGGACCTGCCGTTCACGGACGCGTCCGGGACCACCCGCCCGGTGCCGACGATGGCCAGGGACGTGGCGCCCGCCGATGTGTGGGCGGTGGACGGCACGTACGTCGTCGAGCTGCGCTGTGCCGCCGGTCCGGGCGGCGCCGGGGCCCGGGTCAGGTTCGTCCTGGGCGAGCCGGGCGCGGGCCCCGACCGGGTCCTGCCCGCCGGATGGGCGGACCGGGCGGCGGGCACCCCGCCGGAGGCGGACCGGGTGAGCATCGCGCTGCCGCGCCTCACCCTGCGTACGCGCATCGACGTCACCGGCCAGCTGCCCGCGCTCGGCGTCCTGCTGGCCACCTCCGACGCGGCGGACTTCTCCGGCCTCTCGCCCGTCCCGCTCGCCGTCTCCGCCGTGGTTCAGGAGGCCGTGCTGAAGGTCGCCGAGGAGGGCGTGGAGGCCGTGGCGGTGACGGCGGTCGCCATGCGGTTCGGGAGCGCGCCCCCGCAGCCCCGGCGGGTCCTGGAGCTCGCCTTCGACCGCCCGTTCGGCATCGTCGTGCTGCCCGCCGACGGCGAGGTCCCGCTCTTCACCGCCTGGCAGGCCGGGACGCCCGCCGACCCGGCCTGA